In Hylaeus volcanicus isolate JK05 unplaced genomic scaffold, UHH_iyHylVolc1.0_haploid 11655, whole genome shotgun sequence, a genomic segment contains:
- the LOC128882413 gene encoding uncharacterized protein LOC128882413 — protein MTAALGGLEVRVARPVKKAEFRLTGLDISVTPQEVVAAVAKAGGCIAESVRVGELKAPPNGLGTIWVQCPAVAALAIEKAKRIRVGWSLAQVVVLEARPLQCFRCLAVGHVRQRCTAAIDRSGHCYRCGSSTHRAAECREALHCAVCAELGRPAGHKAGNKACSPPPKKKKGRRGVAGVAPPSAAAQGGGGDATLPSTSSVPAAMVVEAVASGEVVSLPLPTQPSEGGPVTA, from the coding sequence ATGACCGCCGCCTTGGGGGGCCTGGAGGTTAGGGTGGCTAGGCCCGTCAAAAAGGCGGAATTCCGCTTGACGGGGCTGGACATATCCGTTACCCCCCAGGAGGTAGTTGCGGCAGTTGCGAAAGCCGGGGGCTGCATCGCCGAGTCCGTGAGGGTGGGGGAGCTGAAGGCCCCGCCCAATGGACTCGGCACCATTTGGGTGCAGTGCCCAGCCGTGGCGGCCTTGGCCATCGAAAAGGCCAAGCGAATTAGGGTGGGGTGGTCCCTCGCCCAGGTGGTGGTGCTGGAAGCCCGGCCGCTGCAGTGTTTCCGCTGTCTTGCCGTAGGGCATGTGCGGCAGCGGTGCACTGCGGCGATTGACCGGAGCGGGCACTGCTATCGGTGTGGGAGCTCCACCCACAGGGCCGCCGAATGCCGTGAGGCCCTGCACTGCGCGGTGTGCGCCGAGTTGGGCCGGCCTGCGGGACATAAGGCGGGGAACAAGGCGTGTTCCCCGCCcccaaagaagaagaagggcCGAAGGGGGGTGGCAGGTGTGGCGCCACCCTCTGCGGCAGCTCAGGGAGGTGGAGGGGATGCTACACTCCCGTCTACCTCCTCTGTGCCAGCTGCGATGGTGGTGGAGGCCGTGGCGTCAGGGGAGGTGGTTTCCCTCCCCCTACCCACGCAGCCGTCTGAGGGAGGTCCTGTGACGGCCTAG